In the genome of Drosophila subpulchrella strain 33 F10 #4 breed RU33 chromosome 2L, RU_Dsub_v1.1 Primary Assembly, whole genome shotgun sequence, one region contains:
- the LOC119547359 gene encoding UBX domain-containing protein 7 produces the protein MSSSEAPEALVEQVVEVTACTAEEAKHYLGACENDVSAAVALFFEQAASTSSSAAGSGAASGSLPLLDDEEEVRAPIAPVREQLILPEDDNFFASGSSSRLSRVSQRVKVYPLRDFAREGALMEEQLQATGVYADPNAHRLRRGRAAQMVVAGQAMALNSRSTTGTATSTSRLGDLFRPPTDILYSGSLTAAREFATKRQRWLLVNVQDDSFQSQTLNRDVWSDKELKKLIRRQFTFWQVDNDTSEGRRFVAFYHCATLPYLCVIDPRTGEEVWRSVEPKLENILPDLRKFLKEHRDFIQEDAPSTSKRSATYIDDDEEADPEASCSSTASSKGTPKKRAKVLELTEEEQLELAIKNSINENGGGAAGGGTKKDDNPEEASDNESLEEFDDEELKGVAAASYENHLGEAKSELTALKLRLFNVAGKEEMVQLRWPSDTKLQTLRLYIRQTHKHIPQEGYKLICAFPRKSLEAEHNDCSLKELGLHPSANLHLTLDD, from the coding sequence ATGTCCAGTAGCGAGGCGCCGGAAGCGCTGGTGGAGCAGGTCGTCGAGGTGACCGCCTGCACGGCGGAGGAGGCCAAACACTATCTGGGAGCCTGTGAAAACGATGTGTCCGCTGCCGTGGCCCTGTTCTTCGAGCAGGCTGCATCCACATCCTCGTCGGCGGCGGGCTCTGGGGCTGCCTCGGGATCGCTGCCCCTTCTggacgacgaggaggaggTGAGGGCGCCCATTGCTCCGGTGCGGGAGCAACTGATTCTGCCCGAGGACGACAATTTCTTTGCGTCGGGGAGCAGCAGCCGGCTATCGCGCGTCTCACAGCGCGTCAAGGTCTATCCCTTGAGGGACTTTGCCCGCGAGGGCGCTCTGATGGAGGAGCAGCTGCAGGCCACCGGCGTCTATGCCGATCCGAATGCCCATCGTTTGCGTCGCGGACGCGCCGCCCAGATGGTGGTGGCCGGCCAGGCCATGGCACTCAACAGCCGGTCCACCACGGGCACGGCAACCAGCACATCCCGCCTCGGAGACCTGTTCCGCCCGCCCACAGACATACTCTACTCCGGATCACTGACTGCGGCCAGGGAGTTTGCCACCAAGCGGCAGCGCTGGCTGCTGGTCAACGTGCAGGACGACAGCTTCCAGTCGCAGACCCTGAACCGCGATGTCTGGTCAGACAAGGAGCTCAAGAAACTCATACGCCGCCAGTTCACCTTCTGGCAGGTGGACAACGACACCTCGGAGGGACGACGCTTCGTGGCCTTCTACCACTGCGCCACGCTGCCCTACCTGTGCGTGATCGATCCGCGTACAGGCGAGGAAGTGTGGCGCAGTGTGGAGCCAAAGCTGGAGAACATCCTTCCCGATTTGAGAAAGTTTTTAAAAGAGCACCGCGATTTTATCCAGGAGGATGCACCCAGCACCTCAAAACGTTCGGCCACATACATTGACGACGACGAGGAGGCCGATCCGGAGGCCTCGTGCTCCTCGACAGCCAGTTCGAAAGGAACACCGAAGAAAAGGGCCAAAGTCCTGGAGCTTACCGAAGAGGAGCAACTAGAGTTGGCGATCAAGAATTCCATAAACGAGAACGGCGGAGGAGCCGCCGGCGGAGGCACGAAAAAAGATGATAATCCCGAGGAAGCCAGCGATAATGAGAGCCTGGAGGAGTTCGATGACGAGGAGCTCAAGGGCGTGGCAGCCGCTTCCTATGAGAATCACTTGGGCGAGGCCAAGAGTGAACTGACTGCCCTGAAGCTGCGCCTGTTTAATGTCGCCGGGAAAGAAGAGATGGTCCAGCTGCGCTGGCCATCGGACACCAAACTGCAGACTTTGAGGCTGTACATCAGACAAACGCACAAGCACATCCCCCAGGAGGGCTACAAGCTCATATGCGCCTTCCCGCGCAAATCCCTCGAGGCAGAGCACAATGATTGCTCCTTGAAGGAACTCGGCCTGCATCCGTCGGCCAATCTGCATCTCACACTGGACGACTAG